From the Excalfactoria chinensis isolate bCotChi1 chromosome 1, bCotChi1.hap2, whole genome shotgun sequence genome, one window contains:
- the FAM168A gene encoding protein FAM168A, which yields MNPVYSPVQPGAPYGNPKNMAYTGYPTGYPTAAPAYNPNMYPTSSPGYAPATLLMKQAWPQTSSSCATEGTFHLPVDTGTENRTYQASSAAFRYTAGTPYKVPPTQSNNAPPPYSPSPNPYQTAMYPIRSAYPQQNLYTQGAYYTQPVYAAQPHVIHHTTVVQPNSIPSAIYPAPVAAPRTNGVAMGMVAGTTMAMSAGTLLTTPQHTAIGAHPVSVPTYRAQGTPTYSYVPPHW from the exons GTTACCCAACGGGATACCCCACGGCTGCCCCAGCCTACAACCCAAACATGTATCCAACCAGTAGCCCTGGCTACGCACCAG CTACACTTCTGATGAAGCAAGCCTGGCCACAgacctcctcctcctgtgcCACAGAGGGCACCTTCCACCTCCCAGTGGACACTGGGACCGAGAACAGAACCTACCAAGCTTCTTCTGCAGCATTCA GGTACACTGCGGGGACTCCCTACAAGGTCCCACCGACCCAGAGCAACAACGCGCCTCCTCCTTACTCTCCGTCTCCGAATCCATACCAAACTGCTATGTACCCCATCAGAAGTGCCTACCCACAGCAGAACCTGTACACCCAG GGAGCTTATTATACCCAGCCAGTGTACGCGGCACAGCCTCACGTTATCCATCACACCACCGTGGTTCAGCCCAACAGCATCCCTTCGGCCATCTACCCGGCCCCCGTCGCTGCGCCCCGCACCAACGGCGTGGCCATGGGGATGGTCGCTGGCACCACCATGGCCATGTCAGCAG GAACCTTGTTGACCACCCCACAACACACTGCCATCGGAGCACATCCAGTTTCTGTGCCAACGTACCGGGCTCAAGGAACCCCCACCTACAGCTACGTACCGCCGCACTGGTAA